A region of Longimicrobium sp. DNA encodes the following proteins:
- a CDS encoding DUF2272 domain-containing protein: MPEPRMEMETRARRRFDVWNEVPLVPQLTGMSCWAAAAAMIIGWRDRILVDPPQVARGAGSWQSYAGGLRPGDVQSLARAWGLVEEHRETWTPEALRRVLQRHGPVWLGEASPGLHSVVVAGMHGDGTADGTWVRVNDPWPIGRGERYTLPWRTLSANYRAASDLIGVQAHVLHAGGRRGSARSRVAETRATRSGITLPPFPAPEEPMNSNGNGRRPHPEEYASAYGTSYGSPLAVAAAAVAAGERYVSTGAGGGTNPLASHGGTGENLYLAWNAMSGDAAQIDLVVHLHGFTGRNPDAACTRFLAGRSGLRLDGRARPTLAILPRGRKITAAEVEAKQPAYQQKLREYEALLAEYNAHPAGRRPPRRPSPPRDDVYTFPALEHGSGAGLEALVAWAVAWFAREVLQRGERPGIGRCILAGHSGGGAPVNALLQWKDQRAICNPHEVHLFDALYGGTGNIVAWAGARVAADRRLAAGLSPADALARLRAQGGGLRIFYRGEGTMPNSQAVGATLPAAGDPLQGAYRAEQTTFPHEDVPRAFQPALLGDVRATLPLDPAARPPASRAHSADGYGEYSAEEDTAMEPAYGYPGAGPYYGYVAALAVDDDVRAWLAARAPTDRAPLAAGVAAWITDTARSGIDLIGDATRRAHFLTGVDWTRVDFPGNDADRSAEATALFAAIAAAVPERRVTALRYHDVDAVVQPVPGASGFRLHPEAKDAFVRMRDAARTDGVELRIGSAWRSLQHQARLAAGNPNPNAVAQRVSAHSYGLAVDLLLSADGLRVSEITTRPFTNVVAMYRSPVYKWMALHARDHGFFPYRREPWHWEYNPAGFGERFEREAPAAAHGHAYGAPFGLFERYPGGALDAAPVNRIAVPRIARPSLGEGMQAPAPVDWCAMRTTIANVALAEERRWTRPNGTKLVESDASQLAILQQYWQSVPGFAAPAAALAAARRSANNERFWEWSAAFICHVMHTAGVQRAHGFEFAGRHMNYIVGALRNRERSDTTRPFWLVDHLELAHETTLEPGDLLCLNRPVEHVWTNHTYTSLRRAFWENGHQNADVTGSSHVALIVRTGQDARGRFVETIGGNETQSVRLRRVDLDANGGIANAQARHIFGLIKMTGCNR, from the coding sequence ATGCCTGAGCCGCGCATGGAGATGGAGACGCGCGCGCGCCGCCGCTTCGACGTGTGGAACGAGGTGCCGCTCGTCCCCCAGCTCACCGGGATGAGCTGCTGGGCCGCCGCCGCGGCCATGATCATCGGCTGGCGCGACCGCATTCTGGTGGACCCGCCGCAGGTGGCGCGCGGAGCGGGGAGCTGGCAGTCGTACGCCGGCGGGCTGCGGCCGGGCGACGTGCAGTCGCTCGCCCGCGCCTGGGGGCTGGTGGAGGAGCACCGCGAGACGTGGACGCCCGAGGCGCTGCGGCGCGTCCTCCAGCGCCACGGCCCCGTCTGGCTGGGCGAGGCCAGTCCCGGTCTCCATTCCGTCGTCGTCGCCGGGATGCACGGCGACGGCACGGCCGACGGCACCTGGGTGCGCGTGAACGACCCGTGGCCCATCGGCCGCGGCGAGCGCTACACGCTGCCGTGGCGCACGCTGAGCGCCAACTACCGCGCCGCCAGCGACCTCATCGGCGTGCAGGCCCACGTCCTCCACGCGGGGGGACGCCGCGGCTCCGCCCGCTCGCGCGTGGCCGAGACCCGCGCCACCCGCTCCGGCATCACCCTTCCCCCCTTCCCAGCCCCCGAGGAACCCATGAACAGCAACGGGAACGGCAGGCGCCCGCACCCCGAGGAATACGCCTCGGCGTACGGAACGTCGTACGGGTCGCCGCTGGCGGTGGCGGCCGCGGCGGTCGCCGCCGGCGAGCGCTACGTGAGCACCGGCGCGGGGGGCGGCACCAACCCGCTGGCCAGCCACGGCGGCACGGGCGAGAACCTGTACCTGGCCTGGAACGCGATGTCGGGCGATGCCGCGCAGATCGACCTCGTCGTGCACCTGCACGGCTTCACCGGGAGGAACCCGGACGCGGCGTGCACCCGCTTCCTGGCGGGGCGCAGCGGGCTGCGCCTGGACGGGCGCGCGCGCCCGACGCTGGCCATCCTCCCGCGCGGCCGCAAGATCACCGCGGCCGAAGTCGAGGCGAAGCAGCCCGCGTACCAGCAGAAGCTCAGGGAGTATGAAGCCCTGCTCGCCGAGTACAACGCACACCCCGCGGGCCGGCGGCCGCCGCGCAGGCCCTCGCCGCCGCGCGACGACGTGTACACCTTTCCCGCGCTCGAGCACGGGAGCGGGGCGGGGCTGGAGGCGCTGGTGGCCTGGGCGGTGGCGTGGTTCGCCCGCGAGGTGCTGCAGCGCGGCGAGCGGCCGGGGATCGGCCGGTGCATCCTGGCCGGCCACTCGGGCGGAGGCGCGCCGGTGAACGCGCTCCTGCAGTGGAAGGACCAGCGCGCCATCTGCAACCCGCACGAGGTCCACCTGTTCGACGCGCTGTACGGCGGCACGGGGAACATCGTGGCGTGGGCGGGCGCCCGCGTGGCAGCCGACCGCCGCCTGGCCGCCGGCCTTTCCCCCGCCGACGCGCTCGCGCGGCTCCGGGCACAGGGCGGAGGGCTGCGGATCTTCTACCGCGGCGAAGGGACGATGCCGAACTCCCAGGCGGTCGGCGCCACCCTCCCCGCGGCGGGCGACCCGCTCCAGGGCGCCTACCGCGCCGAGCAGACGACGTTCCCGCACGAGGACGTCCCGCGCGCCTTCCAGCCCGCGCTGCTGGGCGACGTGCGCGCCACCCTGCCGCTGGACCCGGCCGCGCGCCCGCCCGCCAGCCGCGCCCACTCGGCGGACGGGTACGGCGAGTACTCGGCGGAGGAGGATACCGCGATGGAGCCGGCCTACGGCTACCCCGGCGCCGGTCCGTACTACGGCTACGTGGCCGCGCTGGCGGTGGACGACGACGTGCGCGCCTGGCTGGCCGCGCGCGCGCCCACCGACCGCGCGCCGCTGGCCGCCGGCGTGGCCGCCTGGATCACCGACACCGCGCGCTCGGGGATCGACCTGATCGGCGACGCCACGCGGCGGGCGCACTTCCTCACCGGGGTGGACTGGACGCGCGTGGACTTCCCCGGCAACGATGCCGACCGCTCGGCCGAGGCCACGGCGCTCTTCGCGGCCATCGCCGCCGCCGTCCCCGAGCGCCGGGTGACGGCGCTGCGCTACCACGACGTGGACGCGGTGGTCCAGCCCGTTCCCGGCGCGTCCGGGTTCCGCCTGCACCCCGAGGCGAAGGACGCCTTCGTGCGCATGCGCGACGCGGCCCGCACCGACGGGGTGGAGCTGCGCATCGGCTCGGCGTGGCGCTCGCTGCAGCACCAGGCCCGGCTCGCGGCGGGGAACCCCAACCCCAACGCGGTGGCGCAGCGCGTCTCCGCGCACTCGTACGGGCTGGCGGTGGACCTGCTGCTCTCCGCCGACGGGCTGCGCGTGAGCGAGATCACCACCCGCCCGTTCACCAACGTGGTGGCGATGTACCGCTCGCCCGTGTACAAGTGGATGGCGCTGCACGCCCGCGACCACGGCTTCTTCCCGTACCGGCGCGAGCCCTGGCACTGGGAGTACAACCCCGCGGGCTTCGGCGAGCGCTTCGAGCGCGAGGCGCCGGCCGCGGCGCACGGCCACGCGTACGGCGCGCCGTTCGGCCTGTTCGAGCGCTATCCCGGCGGCGCGCTGGACGCCGCGCCGGTGAACCGCATCGCCGTCCCCCGCATCGCGCGGCCGTCGCTGGGCGAGGGGATGCAGGCCCCGGCGCCGGTGGACTGGTGCGCCATGCGCACCACCATCGCCAACGTGGCACTGGCCGAGGAGCGGCGGTGGACGCGGCCGAACGGCACCAAGCTGGTGGAGAGCGACGCCAGCCAGCTCGCCATCCTGCAGCAGTACTGGCAGTCGGTGCCCGGCTTCGCGGCGCCCGCGGCGGCGCTGGCGGCGGCGCGGCGCTCGGCCAACAACGAGCGCTTCTGGGAGTGGAGCGCCGCCTTCATCTGCCACGTGATGCACACCGCGGGCGTGCAGCGGGCGCACGGCTTCGAGTTCGCGGGGCGGCACATGAACTACATCGTGGGCGCGCTGCGCAACCGCGAGCGCAGCGACACCACCCGGCCGTTCTGGCTGGTGGACCACCTGGAGCTGGCGCACGAGACCACCCTGGAGCCCGGCGACCTGCTGTGCCTGAACCGCCCGGTCGAGCACGTGTGGACGAACCACACCTACACCAGCCTGCGCCGCGCCTTCTGGGAGAACGGGCACCAGAACGCGGACGTCACCGGCTCGTCGCACGTCGCGCTGATCGTGCGCACCGGGCAGGACGCGCGCGGCAGGTTCGTGGAGACGATCGGGGGGAACGAGACGCAGTCGGTGCGGCTGCGCCGGGTGGACCTGGACGCGAACGGGGGCATCGCCAACGCACAGGCGCGGCACATCTTCGGGCTGATCAAGATGACCGGCTGCAACCGCTGA
- a CDS encoding sigma-54 dependent transcriptional regulator codes for MARILVVDDEQGIRHVLTQLFEYEDHEVRAASGGAEAIELYCDFRPDVTFLDVKMARMDGLETLSKIRESDPAAVVVMMSGHGTINTAVEATRRGAFDFLEKPLDTERLLIVLRNALSQQGLQAENARLRGEVESRHQIVGRSFALRQVLDRVEKVAPTDARVLVTGENGTGKELIARAVHRLSPRADGPFIEVNCAAIPSELIESELFGHMKGSFTGAVEDRAGKFELADGGTLFLDEIGDMSLAAQAKVLRALQEGIITRVGGAKPIKVDVRVLAATNKDLEEEIKNGRFREDLFYRLNVIPLHVPPLRERREDIPMLVQHFVQTIARESALKPRQLTDDAVGRLQRMDWPGNVRELRNTIERLLILSGGGAVTGDDVELLVGGHMKGGGLSSDLLGCTTFSEFKEAAERAFIIQKLRENDWNVSETARLLDMPRSNLYKKIERYDLVREG; via the coding sequence ATGGCCCGCATCCTGGTAGTGGACGACGAGCAGGGGATCCGGCACGTCCTGACCCAGCTCTTCGAGTACGAAGACCACGAAGTCCGCGCCGCGTCCGGCGGCGCCGAGGCGATCGAGCTGTACTGCGACTTCCGCCCCGACGTCACCTTCCTGGACGTGAAGATGGCGCGGATGGACGGGCTGGAGACGCTCAGCAAGATCCGCGAAAGCGACCCGGCCGCGGTCGTCGTGATGATGAGCGGCCACGGCACCATCAACACCGCCGTCGAGGCCACCCGCCGCGGCGCCTTCGACTTCCTGGAAAAGCCGCTCGACACCGAGCGCCTGCTGATCGTGCTGCGCAACGCGCTGTCGCAGCAGGGCTTGCAGGCCGAGAACGCCCGCCTCCGCGGCGAGGTGGAGAGCCGCCACCAGATCGTGGGCCGCTCGTTCGCGCTGCGCCAGGTGCTGGACCGGGTGGAGAAGGTGGCGCCCACCGACGCGCGCGTCCTGGTCACCGGCGAGAACGGGACGGGGAAGGAGCTGATCGCCCGCGCCGTGCACCGCCTGAGCCCGCGGGCGGACGGGCCGTTCATCGAGGTGAACTGCGCCGCCATCCCCAGCGAACTGATCGAGAGCGAGCTGTTCGGGCACATGAAGGGCTCGTTCACCGGCGCCGTGGAGGACCGCGCGGGCAAGTTCGAGCTGGCCGACGGCGGCACGCTGTTCCTGGACGAGATCGGCGACATGTCGCTGGCCGCGCAGGCCAAGGTGCTGCGCGCGCTGCAGGAGGGGATCATCACCCGGGTCGGCGGCGCCAAGCCCATCAAGGTGGACGTGCGCGTGCTGGCGGCCACCAACAAGGACCTGGAGGAGGAGATCAAGAACGGGCGCTTCCGCGAGGACCTGTTCTACCGCCTGAACGTGATCCCCCTGCACGTGCCCCCGCTGCGCGAGCGCCGCGAGGACATCCCCATGCTGGTGCAGCACTTCGTGCAGACGATCGCCAGGGAGAGCGCGCTGAAGCCGCGGCAGCTCACCGACGACGCCGTGGGCCGCCTGCAGCGGATGGACTGGCCCGGCAACGTGCGCGAGCTGCGCAACACCATCGAGCGTCTGCTCATCCTCTCCGGCGGCGGCGCGGTGACGGGCGACGACGTGGAGCTGCTGGTGGGCGGGCACATGAAGGGCGGCGGGCTGTCGAGCGACCTGCTCGGCTGCACCACCTTCTCGGAGTTCAAGGAGGCGGCCGAGCGCGCGTTCATCATCCAGAAGCTGCGCGAGAACGACTGGAACGTGAGCGAGACCGCGCGCCTGCTGGACATGCCCCGCTCGAACCTGTACAAGAAGATCGAGCGCTACGACCTGGTCCGCGAAGGCTGA
- a CDS encoding aminotransferase class V-fold PLP-dependent enzyme, whose amino-acid sequence MDGIYLDYAATSALRPDAVTEAVVRYLREVGATPGRSGHHLALEAGRIALRCRAALARTFGAEGDPGRVAFFPNATYALNAALHGLVRPGDRVVRTAFDHNAVRRPVAVLAARGIGETVIGGGADGSVDFAELDDALAGDGRPARVLAIPHASNVLGSVLPVAEMARRAHAHGSIVLVDAAQSAGHVPIDVMEMGIDVLAFTGHKGLLGPQGTGGLWVREGMEIDPVWAGGTGGDSMPAGMPDAMPDRLEPGTLNGPGIAGLLAGVEWLAERGIAAVHARETALKARLRERLASIEGVRILSPAAPDGVGIVTLTVDGIPANRLAHRLDREHGVMTRAGLHCAPEAHAVLGCAETGAVRFSVGWATTEAEVDAAAGAVASIAEDIRETSPGARG is encoded by the coding sequence ATGGACGGCATCTATCTCGACTACGCGGCGACCTCCGCCCTGCGCCCCGACGCGGTGACGGAGGCGGTCGTGCGCTACCTGCGCGAGGTGGGGGCGACGCCGGGGCGCTCCGGGCACCACCTCGCGCTCGAGGCGGGGCGCATCGCGCTGCGCTGCCGGGCGGCGCTGGCGCGGACATTCGGCGCCGAGGGCGACCCCGGCCGCGTCGCCTTCTTCCCCAACGCCACCTACGCGTTGAACGCCGCGCTGCACGGCCTCGTCCGCCCCGGCGACCGCGTGGTCCGCACGGCGTTCGACCACAACGCCGTCCGCCGCCCCGTCGCCGTGCTGGCGGCGCGGGGGATCGGGGAGACGGTGATCGGCGGCGGCGCGGACGGATCGGTGGACTTCGCGGAGCTGGACGACGCGCTGGCGGGGGATGGGCGGCCGGCGCGGGTGCTGGCGATCCCGCACGCCTCCAACGTCCTCGGCAGCGTCCTTCCGGTGGCGGAGATGGCGCGGCGCGCGCACGCCCACGGCTCGATCGTCCTGGTCGACGCCGCGCAGTCCGCCGGGCACGTCCCCATCGACGTCATGGAGATGGGGATCGACGTGCTGGCCTTCACCGGGCACAAGGGGCTGCTGGGCCCGCAGGGAACGGGCGGGCTGTGGGTGCGCGAGGGGATGGAGATCGATCCGGTGTGGGCCGGCGGCACCGGCGGCGACTCGATGCCGGCCGGGATGCCGGACGCCATGCCCGACCGGCTGGAGCCGGGAACGCTGAACGGGCCGGGGATCGCCGGGCTGCTGGCGGGGGTGGAGTGGCTGGCGGAGCGCGGCATCGCCGCCGTGCACGCACGGGAGACGGCGCTGAAGGCGCGGCTGCGTGAGCGGCTGGCGTCCATCGAAGGCGTCCGCATCCTCTCCCCCGCGGCGCCGGACGGTGTCGGCATCGTCACCCTTACCGTCGACGGAATTCCCGCGAACCGGCTGGCGCACCGGCTGGACCGCGAGCACGGGGTGATGACCCGCGCCGGGCTCCACTGCGCGCCGGAAGCGCACGCGGTGCTGGGCTGCGCGGAGACGGGCGCGGTGCGCTTCTCCGTCGGCTGGGCGACCACCGAGGCCGAGGTGGACGCGGCCGCCGGTGCCGTGGCGTCCATCGCAGAGGACATTCGCGAAACTTCCCCCGGCGCGCGGGGGTAG
- the larE gene encoding ATP-dependent sacrificial sulfur transferase LarE, giving the protein MVPEAKRERLRGILRECGSVVVGYSGGVDSVFLAKVAVDVLGAANVLAVTGKSDSVASWMEDTAREVAAGFGIPWLEVETREMDDPRYAANPNNRCYFCKSELWTRLASVAHERGLRTVLDGSNADDVGDHRPGAVAAAENAVRSPLLEAGLTKAEIRAWSRELGLPTWDQPAAPCLASRLPYGIAVTPERLRQVERAELALRALSFRDFRVRHHGTVARLEVHPAEIGRVAGLRAAIHAAVREAGFGRVLVDLHGYRRGALNEGLAASQLVQLGGAA; this is encoded by the coding sequence ATGGTTCCTGAGGCCAAGCGCGAGCGGCTGCGCGGCATTCTGCGCGAGTGCGGCTCGGTGGTGGTGGGGTACAGCGGCGGCGTCGATTCCGTGTTCCTGGCCAAGGTGGCCGTGGACGTGCTCGGCGCCGCGAACGTGCTGGCGGTGACCGGGAAGAGCGACTCGGTGGCCAGCTGGATGGAGGACACGGCGCGCGAGGTGGCCGCCGGGTTCGGCATCCCCTGGCTGGAGGTGGAGACGCGGGAGATGGACGACCCGCGCTACGCCGCCAACCCCAACAACCGCTGCTACTTCTGCAAGAGCGAGCTGTGGACGCGCCTCGCCTCCGTCGCCCATGAGCGCGGGCTGCGGACGGTGCTGGACGGCTCCAACGCCGACGACGTGGGCGACCACCGCCCGGGCGCCGTGGCCGCGGCGGAGAACGCCGTGCGCTCGCCGCTGCTCGAGGCGGGGCTGACCAAGGCCGAGATCCGCGCCTGGTCGCGCGAGCTGGGGCTGCCCACGTGGGACCAGCCGGCGGCGCCGTGCCTGGCCTCGCGGCTGCCGTACGGCATCGCGGTGACGCCGGAGCGGCTGCGGCAGGTGGAGCGCGCGGAGCTGGCGCTGAGGGCGCTCAGCTTCCGCGATTTCCGCGTGCGGCACCACGGCACCGTCGCCCGGCTGGAGGTGCACCCCGCCGAGATCGGCCGCGTCGCCGGTTTGCGCGCCGCGATCCACGCTGCCGTCCGCGAGGCCGGTTTCGGGCGCGTGCTGGTCGATCTCCACGGCTACCGCCGCGGCGCCCTGAACGAGGGCCTGGCCGCGTCGCAGCTGGTGCAGCTCGGGGGCGCGGCGTGA